The following are from one region of the Methylophilus sp. DW102 genome:
- a CDS encoding ABC transporter permease codes for MKKVLQNPLALTGVIIISIILLLALLAPWIAPYDPDAIQVKQILVGPSGQHWMGTDGLGRDVWSRMLFGGRVSLLVGLVAVGISTAIGVMLGALAGYYRGWVDTLIMRLVDLMLSIPSFFLILAVIAFLSPSITNVMVVIGLTSWMGVTRLVRAEFLSLTQREFVTASTALGALDSRIIFKHCLPNSLTPILVSVVLGIASAVLLESGLSFLGLGVQPPQASWGNILTDGKEYIQFAWWLSVFPGLAILITVLGYNLLGEGLRDVFDPRSNTVR; via the coding sequence ATGAAAAAAGTCCTGCAAAATCCCTTAGCCCTAACCGGGGTGATCATTATCAGCATCATCTTGCTGCTGGCGCTACTTGCGCCCTGGATTGCCCCTTATGACCCGGATGCGATCCAGGTCAAGCAGATTCTGGTGGGGCCTTCGGGCCAGCACTGGATGGGCACCGATGGTCTGGGGCGGGATGTCTGGAGCCGGATGCTGTTTGGCGGCCGCGTCTCGCTACTGGTAGGCCTGGTCGCGGTGGGGATTTCGACTGCCATCGGGGTCATGCTCGGTGCTTTAGCTGGCTACTATCGTGGTTGGGTAGATACGCTGATCATGCGACTGGTTGATTTGATGTTGTCTATTCCCAGTTTTTTCTTGATTTTAGCCGTGATTGCCTTTTTAAGTCCTTCGATCACCAACGTCATGGTGGTCATCGGCCTCACCTCCTGGATGGGCGTCACGCGGCTGGTGCGCGCTGAATTCCTGAGTCTGACACAACGTGAATTTGTCACCGCTTCCACGGCGCTCGGTGCTCTGGACAGCCGCATTATTTTCAAACATTGCCTGCCTAATAGTCTCACCCCTATTCTGGTTAGTGTCGTGCTGGGCATCGCCAGCGCCGTTCTCCTTGAGTCTGGCCTCAGCTTTTTAGGTCTGGGCGTGCAGCCACCGCAAGCCTCCTGGGGCAACATCCTCACCGATGGTAAAGAGTACATCCAGTTTGCCTGGTGGTTATCCGTGTTTCCCGGACTTGCCATTTTAATCACGGTGTTAGGGTATAATCTGCTCGGCGAAGGACTGCGGGATGTGTTCGACCCACGTTCCAACACAGTACGCTAA
- a CDS encoding SDR family oxidoreductase, giving the protein MAFLAGKKILIAGLLSNRSIAYGIAAAMKREGAELAFTYQVDKHEKRVRDLAADFESEIVLPCDVAEDAQIDNLFVELAKVWDGLDSLVHSIAFVPKVALDGDYLERIDREYFRIAHDISSYSFSAMAKAAYPMMQGRNGSLLTISYLGAERTMPNYNVMGVAKASLEANVRYLAQSLGPRGIRVNAVSAGPIKTLAASGIADFDKMIGFNEKHAALRRNVTIDEVGNVAAFLTSDLASGVTGEITYVDGGMNITAAGQID; this is encoded by the coding sequence ATGGCATTTCTTGCTGGAAAAAAAATCCTGATTGCCGGTTTGCTGAGCAACCGTTCAATCGCTTATGGCATCGCAGCCGCAATGAAACGTGAAGGTGCCGAACTGGCATTTACCTATCAAGTCGACAAACACGAAAAGCGTGTACGTGACCTGGCCGCAGACTTTGAATCCGAGATCGTTCTCCCCTGTGACGTTGCTGAAGATGCACAAATCGACAACCTGTTTGTAGAGCTGGCTAAAGTCTGGGATGGCCTGGATAGCCTGGTGCACTCGATTGCTTTCGTCCCTAAAGTCGCTCTTGATGGTGACTACCTCGAAAGAATCGACCGCGAGTATTTCCGCATTGCACATGATATCAGCTCCTACAGCTTCTCAGCGATGGCCAAAGCAGCCTACCCGATGATGCAAGGCCGCAATGGCAGCCTGTTGACCATCAGCTATTTGGGCGCAGAACGCACCATGCCTAATTACAACGTCATGGGGGTCGCCAAAGCCAGTCTGGAAGCCAACGTACGCTACCTGGCACAAAGCCTTGGCCCACGCGGAATCCGTGTTAACGCTGTTTCTGCTGGCCCAATCAAAACGCTGGCTGCCTCAGGCATCGCTGACTTTGACAAAATGATCGGTTTTAACGAAAAACACGCCGCCTTGCGCCGTAACGTGACCATCGACGAAGTTGGCAATGTCGCCGCCTTCCTGACCAGCGACCTCGCCTCTGGTGTGACTGGTGAAATCACTTATGTTGATGGTGGCATGAACATCACTGCTGCTGGTCAAATCGACTAA
- a CDS encoding cold shock and DUF1294 domain-containing protein: MKCTRYQGRITTWKDEQGFGYITPNSNGKQVFVHITAFSNRRRRPIGNEIVSYEVSKDASGKLKAERVQYIDAPSRSKDGQFLFLFAIIFLVCMAISVFAGKLPLWVLGIYLLMSSCTLIAYKLDKSAARQNNRRTPEKTLHLLALIGGWPGAIIGQKLFRHKSKKLSFQVIFWATIILNCATLAWLLSMNGLAFIERVISTFLN, translated from the coding sequence ATGAAATGCACTCGTTATCAAGGCAGAATCACTACCTGGAAAGACGAACAAGGGTTTGGCTATATCACGCCCAATAGTAACGGAAAGCAAGTGTTTGTTCATATCACTGCATTTTCAAACCGGCGGCGACGGCCGATTGGCAACGAGATTGTGAGTTATGAAGTCAGTAAAGATGCGAGTGGGAAATTAAAAGCCGAGCGTGTTCAATACATTGATGCACCATCGCGATCAAAGGATGGGCAGTTTCTATTCCTATTTGCCATCATTTTTCTTGTTTGCATGGCAATATCCGTTTTCGCCGGAAAACTGCCATTATGGGTGTTAGGGATCTATTTGCTGATGAGCAGTTGCACACTCATTGCTTACAAGCTGGATAAAAGTGCTGCAAGGCAGAACAATAGACGTACCCCTGAAAAAACCTTGCATCTATTGGCATTAATCGGTGGCTGGCCTGGGGCCATTATTGGCCAGAAACTGTTTCGCCACAAATCAAAGAAGCTTTCTTTTCAAGTGATTTTTTGGGCAACTATTATTCTGAACTGCGCGACATTAGCGTGGCTGCTTTCCATGAATGGTCTCGCTTTTATAGAGCGCGTGATTAGCACATTTTTAAATTAG
- a CDS encoding SurA N-terminal domain-containing protein: protein MLEALRKHTQGWMAKIILALIVVPFALFGIDSYLNQAGGQVAVAKVDGQKISLQEYSNAVENARNYMQSQGQKVDTALLESPAFKQSVLEGIITRRLIEGAIHDYRFKISDEQLSQHILGMPEFQSNGKFSEETYNQLLTQNKLTPAKFEQSIRKDLAVQQVREGLSNLVFMPKKVAEQSLMSEFEQREVSVTDIKVADFMNQVTVTPEQVQAYYNQHKTKFIAPAKVKLQFALLSAAGLMGQVSVTDQEVKQYYDENAAKFQGNEQRQASHILIGFNSTATSAEKAAAKEKAESILKQVKANPKSFEKLAIEFSQDTGSAGKGGDLGSFGRGAMVKPFEDAAFSMKVGDISDLVESEFGYHIIKLTGITGESSDFDSMKLKIKAELLFQKAQAKYAELADDFGNTVYEQSGSMEPAVKKFNLQLQSSPAMSKDEVAKFFKSDRFASLVFSDDVLKDKRNTEAVEVSPNNLVSARVVEYSPEAPRSFDEVKAGIEGLLKAEAADKLVQQKGEALLAELKAGKASNADWITPVTVDRRNAQGLSDGVMRNVFKVNIHTLPAYYGFNEANKGYTVIKVIAVNQKLKDQPDVADRAFKVYQMALGAEMSHAYVASLKAKKDIQFNAKVLLSKGNE, encoded by the coding sequence ATGTTGGAAGCACTTAGAAAACATACACAAGGATGGATGGCAAAAATCATTCTGGCACTGATTGTGGTGCCGTTTGCATTGTTTGGCATCGACTCCTATTTGAATCAGGCGGGTGGGCAGGTTGCAGTGGCCAAAGTTGATGGCCAGAAGATATCCCTGCAGGAATATTCTAACGCCGTGGAAAATGCGCGTAACTATATGCAGTCCCAGGGACAAAAAGTCGATACGGCTTTGCTCGAAAGCCCGGCTTTCAAGCAATCTGTGCTGGAAGGCATCATTACACGTCGGCTGATTGAGGGTGCGATTCATGATTACCGCTTTAAAATCAGTGACGAGCAACTCAGCCAGCATATTCTTGGCATGCCCGAGTTTCAAAGCAACGGTAAGTTTTCTGAGGAAACCTACAACCAGTTGCTGACACAAAACAAGCTGACACCAGCCAAATTTGAGCAGAGCATACGCAAAGACCTCGCGGTCCAGCAGGTAAGAGAAGGCCTGAGCAATCTGGTCTTTATGCCGAAAAAAGTCGCTGAGCAATCGCTGATGTCCGAGTTTGAACAGCGTGAAGTCAGCGTGACCGATATTAAAGTAGCTGACTTTATGAATCAGGTGACGGTGACGCCTGAGCAGGTACAAGCGTATTACAACCAGCATAAAACTAAATTCATTGCACCAGCCAAGGTGAAGTTACAGTTTGCTTTGCTCTCTGCTGCAGGCCTGATGGGTCAAGTCAGCGTGACTGACCAAGAAGTTAAGCAATACTATGATGAAAATGCGGCTAAATTTCAGGGCAATGAACAACGTCAGGCCAGCCATATTTTGATCGGCTTTAATAGCACTGCCACGTCTGCTGAAAAAGCCGCTGCCAAAGAAAAGGCAGAGTCCATTCTCAAGCAGGTCAAGGCCAATCCTAAGAGTTTTGAAAAGCTGGCAATTGAGTTTTCACAAGACACAGGCTCAGCAGGCAAGGGCGGCGATTTAGGCAGTTTTGGCCGTGGTGCGATGGTCAAGCCTTTTGAGGATGCAGCTTTCTCAATGAAGGTTGGCGATATCAGCGATTTGGTGGAATCTGAGTTCGGCTACCATATCATCAAGCTGACAGGCATTACAGGCGAGTCTTCTGATTTTGATTCGATGAAGCTCAAAATTAAAGCCGAATTGTTGTTCCAGAAAGCACAAGCCAAATATGCAGAATTGGCCGATGATTTTGGCAATACTGTGTATGAGCAATCTGGCAGCATGGAGCCAGCGGTCAAGAAATTTAACCTGCAATTGCAGTCTTCTCCAGCCATGAGCAAAGATGAAGTCGCCAAGTTCTTCAAAAGCGATCGTTTTGCTTCCTTGGTGTTCTCCGATGACGTGCTTAAAGATAAACGCAATACCGAAGCCGTTGAGGTATCACCGAATAACCTGGTGTCTGCACGCGTGGTTGAGTACAGCCCAGAAGCGCCTCGTAGCTTTGATGAAGTTAAAGCCGGTATTGAAGGCTTGCTCAAAGCTGAAGCCGCAGATAAATTGGTGCAGCAAAAAGGCGAGGCCTTGTTGGCTGAGCTAAAGGCCGGTAAAGCAAGCAATGCAGACTGGATTACGCCCGTGACGGTTGATCGCAGAAATGCGCAGGGCTTGAGCGATGGTGTGATGAGAAATGTGTTCAAGGTCAACATACATACACTGCCAGCGTACTATGGCTTTAACGAGGCCAACAAAGGCTATACCGTGATTAAAGTGATTGCGGTGAACCAGAAGCTCAAAGACCAGCCAGATGTGGCGGACAGAGCCTTTAAAGTGTATCAGATGGCACTGGGGGCAGAGATGTCACATGCTTATGTCGCTTCGCTCAAAGCCAAGAAAGATATTCAGTTCAATGCCAAAGTGTTGTTATCTAAAGGTAACGAATAA